In Streptomyces nojiriensis, the sequence CACACGCCCATTGACGTCAGAGTGCGCTCACCGCAGAAAAAGAATCAGGCAAAGAAGCACACAACTCCCCGAACCGCTCCGCGTCTTCGCAGAAAAGTACCTGCCGACTGGTTTCCTTTCGCAATGCCCGACTAGATTGACGGGACACCGCGGCGAACACCGCTCGGGCAGTGACCAAGGGGACGAGCAGAACGTGGCGAGGGCCAGACAGGAGCGGGCCGAGATCACCCGCCAAGCCATACTCGACGGGGCGGCGACCGCCTTCGATCTCAGCGGGTTCGAGGGCACCAGCCTCAGCGACGTCGTCAAGCACGCCGGAGTCACCAAGGGCGCCCTGTACTTCCACTTCCCGTCCAAGGAAGCCCTCGCCCGCACCCTGATGGACGAGCAGTTCCAGGTCTCGGAACACGTCCCCACCGTCGAGAACCCGGGCCTGCAGACCGTCATCGACCTCACCCACCAGATGGCCCACGGTCTGCGCACCGACGTCCGCATCCGCGCCGGCATCCGCCTGGTCATCGAGTTCGGCTCCTTCACCCACCCCGACCCGACCCCCTACGACGCCTGGATCGACACCTGCCGCAGCTGCCTGACCCCCGCTCAGCAGCGCGGCGACATACACCCGTCGCTCGATGTCCAGGACCTCTCGACCCTGCTCGTCGGAGCCTTCACCGGCATCCAGGTCACCTCACACGTCCGCACCCGCCGCGAAGACCTCCACACGCGCGTCACCGACCTGTGGAACTTCCTCCTCCCCACGATCGTCCCCCCGCAGCGCATCACCCGCTTCCACCCCACGGGCACGCCCGAGACGGCCCCACCCGCCCCCGCCCACTGACGCAGGACGGCCCCGCACACGCCGTGGCGAACCACGGGGGTGCTCGCCACGGCGTGCCCGAGACCGCCCTGCCCCGAACGAACCGAACCGCACCGCACCGGCCCTACGGCCGGGGGCTCTCCAGTACGTACGCCTGCTTGGACGCGCAGGTCCAGATCACCGGCCGGACCCGGTTCTGTGCGTCCAGCGCGGCTCCGCCGACCCGGTCGTCGTCCGTGACGGCGAAGGCTGCGGTGAACAGGGCCGGGCCCAGCCCCGGCAGGACGCGCATCGGCCCCTTGCCGGTCCAGTACTGCGCCCGCGCAGGCGGGCTGTCCGGCGGGCGCGGCGACGCGTAGGCGAACTCGGCCAGGCCGACCGCGACGCCGGTGTTCGGGCTGATCGCGTCGAACGTTCCGCCGATCGCGCCGGGCGCCCAGGGTGCGTACACCGCAGGGCCGTCGGGTCGGTTCCACACCACGGCGTACTCCGCGGTGTCGGGCCCCTGGCCCCGCTTCGCGTAGCCGACGATCCGGCCCGAGTCGTCGATCCCCCGGGTGACGTGGTGGTCCCCCGTGTCGTCGAAGGGCGCCAGCACCGAGGGCGCCGAGTCCGGGTACGCGGGCCAGTAGAGCCCCGGGACGGCGAGGAACTGGCGGCCGGGGCGCCGTTCCAGCTCCCAGGCGTTGCCCGACACCTGCCCGGCGTTGTTGAGGCCGGACATCTGGCTGAGCATGTATCCGGCGGGCGGGGGCAGTTCGCGGCGCGGCCGGCCGTGCGACCATTCCACGCCGACGGTCCGGTTCCGGGCGGCGTCCCAGAGACTGCCGACGATGACGCCGCGGTCGTTGACCCCGCTCGCCTCGTCCCCGCCGGGCAGTACGGTGATGGCGGGATCGCCGTGCCGGTAGCTGAACGCCTTGCTGCCGTCGCCGGTGGTCACCTGCCCGACCATGAGGCCGGACCGGTTGACGTCCTTGACCCGGCCCGTGCTGGAGCCCTCGGGCACCGGCACCGCGTACACCTGCTCGCCGATCCAGTACGCCGGCTTCATGCCGGACATGCCGACCGCCAGGCGCGACTGCCCCGGTGCGATGGCCGAGACCTGGGTGTGGCGCACCCAGGGGCTCGGATGCGGATCGTCGGTGGCGGGCAGCTTCTGAAGGACCTGGATGGACGGCTTGCAGGATGCAGCCGTGGCCCCCGCGGCCGCCTGCGCGGGAGCCGTCATACCGAGGGCGGCGAGGAGACTGCCCGCCACGGCGAAGCCCGTACGCCTCGTACGTCCTGTACGCCCTGCGCCCCTCGTGTTCCTGGTGCGTCGCGTTCTCGTTGTCATGAATCCCCCCGGATCACGTCACGTGGAAGCCGAACCGCAGGGAGACATCCTTGCCCCGCCGGACCGGGATGAACAGCGACGATCCGGACAATCGACTCGTCACTTCCGGACCTGCCCACGGAATCCGCGGACGCCGGGCCGGGCTCAGGACCCGGCGGGGGCGAGGGAGTCGACATCCTCCATGAAGCTCAGCATCCGCTCGTTGACCAGGTCGGGGTGGTCGATCTGCGGGCCGTGGCCGGTCGCGGCGACGATCTCGGCGCGGGCGCCCGGTATCAGGCGCGGCACGCGTTCCAGCTGGCGCTTCGGGTGTACGAGCAGGCTGCGCTTGCCCAGGACGAGGTAGAGCGGGGTGCGGATGGAGCGCAGCGCGTCCTCGGCCAGCGGCAGGGGTGCGGGGCGCCGGATCCGGAAGGCGCGGGCACCCAGCTGGACCCACTTGCGCAGCTCGGGCACGACGATGACCGGCTGCTCCAGCCAGGCGGCGAGGCGCGGGCGCAGCGCCTTGGGCGCGAAGCTGGCGAAGAGGCTGACGAAGACCCAGGCGAAGAAGCGCAGGCCCACTTTCTCCAGGCCGCCCGGGTCCAGGAGCGTGACGGAGGCGAGCCGGCCGGGCCGGCGGTGCGCCTGGTTGAGCACCAGCCAGCCCCCGTAGGAGGAGC encodes:
- a CDS encoding alpha/beta fold hydrolase; amino-acid sequence: MPENTARTRPRRDVGRYVSDELRDRYFAAGDALYAMGAPARHETDVETGFGTTHVYRYGPDDPAAESRTPVVLIHGAGYCSAMWYPNTPALSAERPVYALDTPGDAGRSIHREPMWQPERAAQWLDEALEGLGLDRVHLVGSSYGGWLVLNQAHRRPGRLASVTLLDPGGLEKVGLRFFAWVFVSLFASFAPKALRPRLAAWLEQPVIVVPELRKWVQLGARAFRIRRPAPLPLAEDALRSIRTPLYLVLGKRSLLVHPKRQLERVPRLIPGARAEIVAATGHGPQIDHPDLVNERMLSFMEDVDSLAPAGS
- a CDS encoding ScbR family autoregulator-binding transcription factor — its product is MARARQERAEITRQAILDGAATAFDLSGFEGTSLSDVVKHAGVTKGALYFHFPSKEALARTLMDEQFQVSEHVPTVENPGLQTVIDLTHQMAHGLRTDVRIRAGIRLVIEFGSFTHPDPTPYDAWIDTCRSCLTPAQQRGDIHPSLDVQDLSTLLVGAFTGIQVTSHVRTRREDLHTRVTDLWNFLLPTIVPPQRITRFHPTGTPETAPPAPAH